From one Streptomyces sp. N50 genomic stretch:
- a CDS encoding SDR family oxidoreductase, giving the protein MSSRFDFTDKVILVTGGAGGIGSALCRRFAASGARCVVVDIDGVRAEKVAAELPGTGHTGIGCDLLQRTDLERLFEQVAEVYGRIDVLVNNVGMTSSERFDVRSVESIEREITLNLTSPLVTTRIAIPLLKASRDARVVTTVSLGGIFPLGETPIYTASKFGLRGAMLAIGLDLRSKGILAGSVLPSATDTRMLRQEAVDGGNSLQFQDPPQQPANVVTAVVSLLDRPRLEAYPRSGESRLVRCAMLVPNLLPRIFPLFRKRGDRGMARYLEELRRRGLARQTDGRWELVEEA; this is encoded by the coding sequence ATGAGCAGCAGGTTCGACTTCACCGACAAGGTCATCCTGGTCACCGGCGGCGCGGGCGGCATCGGCAGCGCGCTGTGCCGGCGTTTCGCGGCGAGTGGCGCGCGCTGTGTCGTCGTGGACATCGACGGGGTCCGCGCCGAGAAGGTGGCCGCGGAACTGCCCGGCACCGGCCACACCGGCATCGGCTGCGATCTGCTCCAACGCACCGACCTGGAGCGGCTGTTCGAGCAGGTCGCCGAGGTCTACGGCCGCATCGACGTGCTGGTGAACAACGTGGGCATGACCAGCTCGGAGCGCTTCGACGTGCGCAGCGTCGAGAGCATCGAGCGGGAGATCACCCTCAACCTGACCTCCCCGCTGGTCACCACCCGGATCGCGATCCCCCTGCTGAAGGCCTCGCGCGATGCCCGGGTGGTCACCACGGTCTCCCTCGGCGGGATCTTCCCGCTCGGCGAGACCCCGATCTACACGGCGTCCAAGTTCGGACTGCGCGGCGCGATGCTCGCCATCGGCCTCGATCTGCGCAGCAAGGGCATCCTGGCCGGGTCGGTACTGCCCTCGGCGACCGACACCCGGATGCTGCGCCAGGAGGCCGTGGACGGCGGCAACTCCCTGCAGTTCCAGGACCCACCCCAACAGCCCGCGAACGTCGTCACGGCCGTCGTGAGCCTCCTCGACAGGCCCCGCCTGGAGGCCTACCCCCGCTCCGGCGAGTCCCGTCTGGTGCGCTGCGCGATGCTCGTACCGAACCTGCTGCCCCGGATCTTCCCCCTGTTCCGCAAGCGCGGCGACCGCGGCATGGCCCGCTATCTGGAGGAACTCCGCCGCCGCGGACTGGCCCGGCAGACCGACGGACGCTGGGAGTTGGTGGAGGAGGCATGA
- a CDS encoding flavin monoamine oxidase family protein, whose amino-acid sequence MPRTHSTRVDVVVIGAGLAGLTAARELVAAGRSVAVLEARDRVGGRLLNHDLGDGQVTEIGGQFVGPTQDHVLALAKEVGVATYEAAVPGDRVYVRDGRARRFAGHTPPDLLALPDMGIALARIGQAAAKVPPAAPWRSPNARDLDGMTYETWLRKAELTGDAVDLVNIFLNSAYGGEARDASALFSLWYVSTFGDELHPGTMERGTGTSGGAQDSRFVGGSQLVATRLAEELDGRVHLLAPVRRISQDAGGVTVVSDAGDWRADRVVVAVPPLLASRIVWDPLLPPQQDQLFQRLPFGTLMKCVAVYDTPFWRAEGLSGMGLLRGGSPIREMFDNSPPDGGPGVLMGFLGGKEWRKWAHRPAGERRGAVLRSFARVVGERAYDTVDYVEQDWTAEQWTRGGPTSVAAPGVLTEYGEWLGRAFGRVHWAGSEFSPYWNGFMDGAVRSGRHTAGELLHQS is encoded by the coding sequence GAGTCGACGTCGTCGTGATCGGCGCCGGACTGGCCGGACTCACCGCGGCGCGTGAACTCGTCGCCGCGGGCAGGTCCGTGGCCGTCCTGGAGGCCCGTGACCGGGTCGGCGGGCGGCTGCTCAACCACGACCTCGGCGACGGTCAAGTGACCGAGATCGGCGGGCAGTTCGTGGGCCCCACCCAGGACCACGTCCTCGCGCTGGCCAAGGAGGTCGGCGTGGCCACGTACGAGGCCGCCGTGCCCGGTGACCGGGTCTACGTCCGCGACGGCAGGGCCAGGCGGTTCGCGGGGCACACTCCCCCGGACCTCCTCGCCCTCCCCGACATGGGCATCGCGCTGGCCCGCATCGGCCAGGCCGCGGCCAAGGTGCCCCCGGCCGCTCCGTGGCGGTCCCCCAACGCCCGTGACCTGGACGGCATGACGTACGAGACCTGGTTGCGCAAGGCCGAACTCACCGGCGACGCCGTCGACTTGGTCAACATCTTCCTCAACTCCGCGTACGGCGGCGAGGCGCGCGACGCGTCGGCGCTGTTCAGCCTCTGGTACGTCTCGACGTTCGGCGACGAGCTCCACCCGGGCACCATGGAGCGCGGCACCGGCACCTCCGGCGGCGCCCAGGACAGCCGGTTCGTCGGCGGCTCGCAGCTCGTCGCGACCCGGCTGGCTGAGGAACTCGACGGCCGCGTCCACCTGTTGGCCCCCGTACGGCGGATCAGCCAGGACGCCGGTGGCGTCACCGTGGTCTCCGACGCCGGCGACTGGCGGGCCGACCGGGTCGTCGTCGCCGTACCGCCGCTCCTCGCTTCGCGCATCGTCTGGGACCCGCTGCTGCCGCCGCAGCAGGACCAGCTGTTCCAGCGGCTGCCGTTCGGCACGCTCATGAAGTGCGTGGCCGTCTACGACACCCCGTTCTGGCGGGCCGAGGGACTGTCCGGCATGGGCCTGCTGCGGGGCGGTTCACCGATCCGCGAGATGTTCGACAACTCCCCGCCGGACGGCGGACCGGGCGTGCTCATGGGATTCCTCGGCGGCAAGGAGTGGCGCAAGTGGGCCCACCGCCCGGCGGGCGAGCGCCGTGGCGCGGTGCTGCGCTCCTTCGCCCGGGTCGTCGGGGAACGGGCCTACGACACCGTCGACTACGTGGAGCAGGACTGGACCGCCGAGCAGTGGACCCGGGGCGGCCCGACGTCCGTCGCCGCCCCCGGAGTGCTGACCGAGTACGGGGAGTGGCTGGGCCGGGCGTTCGGGCGCGTGCACTGGGCGGGGTCCGAGTTCTCCCCGTACTGGAACGGCTTCATGGACGGCGCGGTCCGCTCCGGCCGGCACACCGCCGGCGAACTCCTGCACCAGAGCTGA
- a CDS encoding AraC family transcriptional regulator, translating to MFPAPAPADPHGTSRSTSATIQPNILRYLVVVADARGVDLRPLLNEVGLDETLMRSAALRVSYRQGSAVIRRAVELTGDERLGLRVGAAQHLTAWGLLGFALMAADTLRHAIETGVKYQNLSGAMTVWSTGVGADGAFVLRADLPDPAVDPSVASFLIEEGFASVVTLSRLAIGPDFAPRVVEFSAPPPRRHELYGALFGCPVRFRAPLDRIVVDPAWAAARMPGRDPVTYASTLETLDAQLASRTDQQDLLEVLEVSLAQSLPVIPSFGEQARRHATSERTLRRRLADCGTTYEALAEGVRRERVEQLLLRPELTLREIARRAGFSDERALRRAVRRWHGTSPVQLREHLLRAAAHRE from the coding sequence ATGTTCCCAGCCCCGGCCCCGGCGGACCCGCACGGGACCAGCCGCAGCACGTCGGCGACGATCCAGCCGAACATCCTGCGCTATCTCGTCGTCGTCGCCGACGCACGCGGCGTCGATCTACGGCCCCTGCTGAACGAGGTCGGCCTGGACGAGACCCTCATGCGCTCGGCCGCGCTGCGGGTGTCGTACCGGCAGGGCAGCGCGGTGATCCGGCGCGCGGTGGAACTCACCGGGGACGAGCGGCTGGGCCTGCGGGTCGGCGCAGCCCAACACCTCACCGCCTGGGGCCTGTTGGGCTTCGCGCTGATGGCCGCCGACACACTCCGGCACGCCATCGAGACCGGCGTGAAGTACCAGAACCTCTCCGGCGCGATGACCGTGTGGTCGACCGGAGTCGGCGCGGACGGCGCCTTCGTCCTGCGCGCCGACCTCCCCGACCCCGCCGTCGACCCGAGCGTGGCGTCCTTCCTGATCGAGGAGGGGTTCGCCTCCGTCGTCACCCTCTCCCGGCTCGCCATCGGCCCGGACTTCGCCCCGCGCGTGGTCGAGTTCTCCGCACCGCCACCCCGCCGACACGAGCTCTACGGCGCCCTGTTCGGCTGCCCGGTCCGCTTCCGCGCCCCGCTCGACCGCATCGTCGTCGACCCGGCCTGGGCCGCCGCCCGCATGCCCGGCCGCGACCCGGTGACCTACGCCTCGACCCTGGAGACCCTCGACGCCCAGCTCGCCTCCCGCACCGACCAGCAGGACCTCCTCGAAGTCCTGGAGGTGTCCCTCGCGCAGAGCCTCCCGGTGATCCCGTCCTTCGGCGAACAGGCGCGACGGCACGCGACGAGCGAACGCACACTGCGCCGCAGGCTCGCCGACTGCGGCACGACGTACGAGGCACTGGCCGAGGGGGTACGCCGGGAACGCGTCGAACAGCTGCTGCTCCGCCCGGAGTTGACGCTGCGTGAGATCGCCCGCCGAGCCGGGTTCTCCGACGAACGCGCCCTGCGCCGCGCGGTACGCCGCTGGCACGGCACCTCCCCGGTCCAGCTGCGGGAGCACCTGCTCCGTGCGGCGGCGCACCGCGAGTGA
- a CDS encoding aldehyde dehydrogenase family protein, with amino-acid sequence MTRNDTLHIVNPATGEPITTLPAASADDVTKAAEQAQLAYDTGTWSRRPVRERAAVLLRLADLMQRDAEILARLDSEDAGKPITECRTGDVPGAIESIRWFAEAADKVFGRIAPSGPDGLGLITREPVGVGAAILPWNYPVAMASWKIGPALAAGNCLLLKPAEATPRSALHLATLATEAGLPDGVLTVLPGYGDEAGAALARDPLVQALSFTGSTATGRHILKAAADSNFKRVSLEMGGKSPQILMADALSYGDELIGDMIEAAFLTMGQNCTAGSRVLVHHSIAEEVVERFTAAARNLVIGDPADPRTQQGPLIDRAAFDRVAGAVDAARAAGAQIHTAGLPHGLPARGAYYPPTVITRAPAESAVLTRELFGPVVTVETFGPEDEAVRMANATEYGLAASVWTRELDTALRLARGIEAGVVSVNAYSEGDITTPFGGWKQSGFGGVEKSTNAFDQWTRVKSVWIRTR; translated from the coding sequence ATGACCAGGAACGACACGCTGCACATCGTCAACCCGGCCACCGGCGAACCGATCACCACCCTCCCCGCCGCGAGCGCCGACGACGTCACCAAGGCCGCCGAACAGGCCCAACTCGCTTACGACACCGGGACTTGGTCACGCCGACCCGTCCGTGAACGTGCCGCCGTACTGCTCCGCCTGGCCGACCTCATGCAACGCGACGCCGAGATCCTCGCCCGGCTGGACAGCGAGGACGCGGGCAAGCCCATCACCGAGTGCCGTACGGGAGACGTGCCGGGCGCGATCGAGTCGATCCGCTGGTTCGCGGAGGCAGCCGACAAGGTCTTCGGCCGGATCGCGCCGAGCGGACCCGACGGCCTGGGCCTCATCACCCGCGAACCGGTCGGCGTGGGCGCGGCGATCCTCCCCTGGAACTACCCCGTGGCCATGGCCAGTTGGAAGATCGGCCCCGCCCTCGCAGCGGGCAACTGCCTCCTGCTCAAACCCGCCGAGGCGACCCCGCGCTCGGCCCTCCACCTGGCCACCCTCGCCACCGAGGCCGGCCTGCCCGACGGCGTGCTCACGGTCCTCCCCGGCTACGGCGACGAAGCCGGCGCGGCCCTCGCCCGCGACCCCCTCGTCCAGGCCCTCTCCTTCACCGGCTCCACCGCCACCGGCCGCCACATCCTCAAGGCCGCCGCCGACAGCAACTTCAAGCGCGTCTCCCTGGAGATGGGCGGCAAGAGCCCCCAGATCCTGATGGCCGACGCGCTCTCCTACGGCGACGAGCTCATCGGCGACATGATCGAGGCCGCGTTCCTGACGATGGGGCAGAACTGCACCGCCGGGTCACGGGTGTTGGTGCACCACAGCATCGCCGAGGAGGTCGTGGAGCGGTTCACGGCCGCCGCGCGGAACCTCGTCATCGGCGATCCGGCCGACCCGCGCACCCAGCAGGGACCGCTCATCGACCGCGCCGCCTTCGACCGGGTCGCCGGTGCCGTGGATGCCGCCCGGGCGGCCGGCGCCCAGATCCACACCGCGGGGCTCCCTCACGGGCTGCCCGCACGCGGCGCCTACTACCCGCCCACGGTCATCACCCGCGCCCCCGCCGAAAGCGCCGTACTCACAAGGGAGTTGTTCGGTCCCGTCGTCACCGTCGAGACCTTCGGTCCGGAGGACGAGGCGGTGCGGATGGCCAACGCCACCGAGTACGGGCTCGCCGCCTCCGTCTGGACCCGCGAGCTCGACACCGCGCTGCGGCTGGCCCGGGGCATCGAGGCGGGCGTGGTCTCCGTGAACGCGTACAGCGAGGGCGACATCACCACCCCGTTCGGCGGCTGGAAGCAGTCCGGGTTCGGTGGCGTGGAGAAGTCGACGAACGCCTTCGACCAGTGGACGCGGGTGAAGTCGGTCTGGATACGCACCCGTTGA
- a CDS encoding SRPBCC family protein, with the protein MTRFHVTEHAVVDAPVERVWEVVSRTDRYAEWVAGAIEVTDHHGVATLGRTYAERNRTLGPLRTASVWTVVEIDPLRRRVDTGVGFAPLKDVTSVFEFEPTRNADGREATRMTYRVEYVIGLGPVGLLLDRIQRPGMRANMRTSMAGLNTLIRSETVGAHG; encoded by the coding sequence ATGACCAGGTTCCACGTCACCGAACACGCCGTCGTCGACGCTCCCGTCGAGCGCGTCTGGGAGGTCGTCTCCCGCACCGACCGGTACGCCGAGTGGGTCGCCGGCGCCATCGAGGTCACCGACCACCACGGCGTCGCCACCCTGGGCAGGACGTACGCCGAGCGCAACCGCACCCTCGGCCCGCTGCGCACCGCCTCGGTGTGGACGGTGGTGGAGATCGACCCGCTGAGGCGCCGCGTCGACACCGGGGTCGGGTTCGCGCCGCTGAAGGACGTGACCAGCGTCTTCGAGTTCGAGCCGACCCGGAACGCGGACGGGAGGGAGGCCACGCGGATGACCTACCGGGTGGAGTACGTCATCGGTCTCGGACCGGTCGGACTCCTCCTCGACCGGATACAGCGACCGGGCATGCGCGCGAACATGCGCACCTCCATGGCCGGCCTGAACACCCTGATCCGCTCCGAGACCGTCGGCGCGCACGGCTGA
- a CDS encoding flavin-containing monooxygenase: MTESQLDTCVIGAGPAGLAVARALAERNLPYTHLERHTGLGGIWDIENPGGPMYESAHFISSRTLSGFGGFPMPDHFADYPPHRQILSYLRSFADAYGLTDRIEFGAGVESVEKNADGTWTVVRADGQESLHGQVVVCTGSQWHPNIPEIPGQFSGEVRHTAGYRSAEELRGRRVLVVGAGNSGCDIACDAARTADHAVISMRRGYWFIPKHLFGRPVDTIANSGPHLPMWLAQRVFGGLLRIVNGDPTRLGLQKPEHRLFETHPAINSMLIHHLQHGDITARPGMARAEGSTVHFTDGTSDDFDLILLATGYVHKVPVAQRYFGDEQHPDLYLSSFSREHRGLFGIGFVETNSGAYQLFDSQAQLIAGYLNDARHGLPNAERFTQMIRADRPDLSGGLKFVASPRHTGYVDSGAFVKYLGKVARRMGWRTEGQAPPVRPAARRVEATA; the protein is encoded by the coding sequence GTGACGGAAAGCCAGTTGGACACGTGTGTGATCGGGGCGGGGCCCGCCGGGCTGGCCGTCGCCCGGGCCCTCGCCGAGCGGAACCTGCCGTACACACATCTGGAGCGGCACACCGGGCTCGGCGGGATCTGGGACATCGAGAACCCGGGCGGGCCGATGTACGAGTCGGCCCACTTCATCTCCAGCAGGACCCTGTCCGGCTTCGGCGGTTTCCCGATGCCCGACCACTTCGCGGACTATCCGCCGCACCGGCAGATCCTGTCGTACCTGCGGTCCTTCGCCGACGCCTACGGGCTGACGGACCGAATCGAGTTCGGCGCCGGGGTGGAGAGCGTCGAGAAGAACGCGGACGGCACCTGGACGGTCGTCCGAGCCGACGGGCAGGAGAGTCTGCACGGGCAGGTCGTGGTGTGCACGGGCTCGCAGTGGCACCCCAACATCCCTGAGATTCCCGGGCAGTTCAGCGGGGAGGTCCGGCACACCGCCGGTTACCGCAGCGCGGAGGAGCTGCGGGGCAGGCGGGTGCTGGTCGTGGGCGCGGGGAACTCCGGCTGCGACATCGCCTGCGACGCGGCCCGGACGGCCGACCACGCGGTGATCAGCATGCGGCGCGGCTACTGGTTCATCCCGAAGCACCTGTTCGGGCGCCCGGTGGACACCATCGCCAACAGCGGTCCGCACCTGCCGATGTGGCTGGCGCAGCGTGTCTTCGGCGGCCTGCTCCGGATCGTCAACGGCGACCCGACGCGCCTGGGCCTGCAGAAGCCGGAACACAGGCTCTTCGAGACCCACCCCGCGATCAACTCGATGCTGATCCACCATCTCCAGCACGGCGACATCACCGCCCGGCCCGGCATGGCCCGCGCCGAGGGCAGCACCGTGCACTTCACGGACGGCACGAGCGACGACTTCGACCTGATCCTGCTGGCGACGGGCTACGTCCACAAAGTCCCGGTCGCCCAGCGGTACTTCGGCGACGAGCAGCATCCCGACCTGTATCTGTCGTCGTTCTCGCGGGAGCACCGGGGCCTGTTCGGGATCGGGTTCGTGGAGACCAACTCCGGCGCCTACCAACTCTTCGACAGCCAGGCCCAGTTGATCGCCGGGTATCTGAACGACGCGCGCCACGGTCTGCCCAACGCCGAGCGGTTCACCCAGATGATCCGCGCCGACCGGCCCGACCTCTCCGGCGGACTGAAGTTCGTCGCCTCACCGCGTCACACCGGGTACGTCGACAGCGGGGCGTTCGTGAAGTACCTCGGCAAGGTCGCCCGCCGGATGGGCTGGCGCACCGAGGGCCAGGCGCCGCCGGTGCGGCCCGCCGCCCGCCGCGTCGAGGCAACGGCATGA